The sequence GACGGATGGTTGTGCACGAGGATCATGGCCGAAGCATTGAGTTCGAGCGCCCGCTTGACCACCTCGCGTGGATAGACCGGCACATGGTTCACCGTGCCGCGCGATTGTTCCTCGTCCCCCATGAGGACGTTTTTCCGATCGAGGTAGAGCACCCGGAATTGTTCGGTCTCGCGATGGGCCATGGTCGTGCGGCAATAGTCGAGCAGCGCATCCCAGGAGGAAATGATCGGACGGTGCATCACCCGTGCGCGCGACAGCCGGTGCGCCGCGGCCTCCACGATCTTCAGTTCCTGAATGACGGCTTCTCCCACGCCGCCGATTTCCAGAAGCCGGGTGGCCGGTGCGGACAACACGCCGTTGAAATCGCCGAACCGGTCCAGCAGCGCGCGCGCCAGCGGTTTCACATCCTGCCGCGGGATCGCGCGAAACAGCACGAGTTCCAAGAGCTCGTAGTCGGGCAGGGCCGCCGCACCGCCCGCCATGAACCGGTCGCGCAGCCGCTTGCGGTGGTCCCTGATATAGGAGGGTTGCGGCGCGCCGGACACGGG comes from Maritimibacter sp. DP1N21-5 and encodes:
- the radC gene encoding DNA repair protein RadC, translating into MTQPAPSFGERPLSLFDLDEARPVSGAPQPSYIRDHRKRLRDRFMAGGAAALPDYELLELVLFRAIPRQDVKPLARALLDRFGDFNGVLSAPATRLLEIGGVGEAVIQELKIVEAAAHRLSRARVMHRPIISSWDALLDYCRTTMAHRETEQFRVLYLDRKNVLMGDEEQSRGTVNHVPVYPREVVKRALELNASAMILVHNHPSGDPTPSQDDITMTARIRDAAGAMDITLHDHLIIGKEREVSFRADGYL